From Amycolatopsis sp. YIM 10, the proteins below share one genomic window:
- a CDS encoding alpha/beta fold hydrolase, with amino-acid sequence MISERCPVVDGELQVEATGDGPPLLMIAGGLGAANSYRALGKRLSSDYTVITYDRRGHFRSTDKTTGPVPVSLQADDARAVIEHAGLGKATVFGTSAGALIGLDLAARHPDVVTGLIAHEPPLIHLLPDAEEWLAFAEAQVVACERGDLVGAFTQFVSSLAGAGLPELKMVRLPNEQEWIRLFTREIREFYDYEPDLVALRRSRVEITPTAGRDSRGYYHYRPAKTLALELGQPFAEVPGAHLAPQRNPRGFEAALRELLADLPS; translated from the coding sequence ATGATCTCGGAGCGGTGCCCGGTCGTCGACGGTGAGCTACAGGTCGAAGCCACCGGGGACGGCCCGCCACTGCTGATGATCGCGGGCGGGCTGGGCGCGGCGAACAGCTACCGCGCCCTCGGCAAGCGGCTGAGCAGCGACTACACCGTCATCACCTACGACAGGCGCGGGCACTTCCGCAGCACGGACAAAACCACCGGGCCGGTCCCGGTGAGCCTGCAGGCCGACGACGCGCGCGCGGTCATCGAGCACGCCGGGCTGGGCAAGGCCACCGTGTTCGGCACCAGCGCGGGCGCGCTGATCGGGCTGGACCTGGCCGCGCGGCACCCCGACGTGGTGACCGGGCTGATCGCCCACGAGCCGCCGCTGATCCACCTGCTGCCGGACGCCGAGGAGTGGCTGGCCTTCGCCGAGGCGCAGGTCGTCGCGTGCGAGCGGGGTGATCTGGTCGGGGCGTTCACCCAGTTCGTCAGCTCGCTGGCCGGGGCGGGGCTGCCGGAGCTGAAGATGGTGCGCCTGCCGAACGAGCAGGAGTGGATCCGGTTGTTCACCAGGGAGATCCGCGAGTTCTACGACTACGAACCGGACCTGGTGGCGCTGCGCCGGTCCCGGGTGGAGATCACCCCCACCGCGGGCCGGGACAGCCGCGGCTACTACCACTACCGGCCGGCGAAAACGCTTGCGCTGGAACTGGGCCAGCCCTTCGCCGAGGTGCCGGGCGCGCACCTGGCCCCCCAGCGCAATCCGAGGGGCTTCGAAGCGGCACTGCGGGAACTGCTGGCAGACCTGCCCTCCTGA
- a CDS encoding pyridoxamine 5'-phosphate oxidase family protein produces MTGSWKQFETEAPELAKRVHARFTAEKSHVLATLRRDGSPRVSGSEVEFRDGELVLGSMLDAMKARDLRRDGRCAIHAYPGDPENGGDVKVSGVAEELPGGEDAHLFRVALTDVVLTWVEDNALKVETWWPGRPRVRFERPENGPAIRYEL; encoded by the coding sequence ATGACAGGTTCCTGGAAGCAGTTCGAAACCGAGGCGCCCGAACTGGCGAAGCGCGTGCACGCGCGGTTCACCGCGGAGAAGTCGCACGTCCTGGCCACGCTCCGGCGCGACGGCTCACCACGCGTGAGCGGCAGCGAGGTCGAGTTCCGCGACGGTGAACTCGTGCTCGGCTCGATGCTCGACGCGATGAAGGCCCGCGACCTGCGGCGCGACGGCCGGTGCGCGATCCACGCCTATCCCGGCGACCCGGAGAACGGCGGCGACGTGAAGGTGTCGGGCGTGGCCGAGGAACTCCCCGGCGGCGAGGACGCGCACCTGTTCCGGGTCGCGCTGACCGATGTGGTCCTCACCTGGGTGGAGGACAACGCGCTGAAGGTGGAGACGTGGTGGCCGGGCCGCCCCCGCGTTCGCTTCGAACGCCCGGAGAACGGCCCCGCCATCCGCTACGAGCTGTAG
- a CDS encoding steroid 3-ketoacyl-CoA thiolase: MPEPVIVAAARTPIGRRRGRLSGLHAAELLGVAQQAVLERAGIEPDLVEQVIGGAVTQAGEQAGNVTRTAWLHAGLPQGCGATTIDAQCGSAQQAAHLIAGLVAAGAIEAGVACGVESMSRVPLGANIGTDVGKPKPDSWAIDMPNQFGAAERIAVRRGITREEVDAFGADSQRKAAAAWADGRFEREVVPVKTSDELVNRDEGLRDTSVEALAGLKPVLEGGVHTAGNSSQISDGAAALLIMDAARARALGLRPRARIRAQALVGAEPYYHLDGPIQATARVLDRAGMTIGDPDVFEVNEAFASVVLSWQRVHQPDPDRVNVNGGAIALGHPVGSTGARLLTSALHELERRDGSTALVTMCAGGAMSTATILERL, encoded by the coding sequence ATGCCGGAACCGGTGATCGTGGCGGCGGCGCGCACCCCGATCGGCAGGCGGCGCGGCCGGCTGTCCGGGCTGCACGCCGCCGAACTGCTGGGGGTGGCCCAGCAGGCGGTGCTCGAGCGCGCCGGGATCGAACCGGACCTGGTCGAGCAGGTGATCGGCGGCGCGGTGACCCAGGCGGGCGAGCAGGCCGGGAACGTCACGCGCACCGCGTGGCTGCACGCCGGGCTCCCGCAGGGCTGCGGTGCCACCACGATCGACGCGCAGTGCGGTTCGGCGCAGCAGGCCGCGCACCTGATCGCGGGACTGGTCGCGGCCGGGGCGATCGAGGCCGGGGTGGCCTGCGGCGTGGAGTCGATGTCCCGCGTGCCGCTCGGCGCGAACATCGGCACCGACGTCGGCAAGCCGAAACCCGACTCGTGGGCGATCGACATGCCGAACCAGTTCGGTGCGGCCGAACGGATCGCGGTGCGCCGGGGCATCACGCGCGAGGAGGTGGACGCGTTCGGCGCCGACTCACAGCGCAAGGCCGCTGCCGCGTGGGCGGACGGCCGGTTCGAGCGCGAAGTGGTGCCGGTCAAGACCTCCGACGAACTGGTGAACCGGGACGAGGGCCTGCGCGACACCTCCGTGGAGGCGCTCGCCGGGCTGAAACCAGTTCTCGAAGGCGGGGTGCACACCGCGGGCAACTCGTCGCAGATCTCCGACGGCGCGGCCGCCCTGCTGATCATGGACGCCGCCCGCGCGCGGGCGCTCGGGCTCCGCCCGCGGGCGCGCATCCGGGCGCAGGCACTGGTCGGCGCCGAACCGTACTACCACCTCGACGGCCCGATCCAGGCCACCGCGCGCGTGCTCGACCGCGCGGGCATGACCATCGGTGACCCGGACGTCTTCGAGGTGAACGAGGCGTTCGCGTCGGTGGTGCTGTCGTGGCAGCGGGTGCACCAGCCCGACCCGGACCGCGTCAACGTCAACGGTGGCGCGATCGCGCTGGGGCACCCGGTCGGCAGCACCGGGGCGCGCCTGCTGACCAGCGCCCTGCACGAACTCGAACGCCGGGACGGCTCCACCGCACTGGTCACCATGTGCGCCGGCGGAGCCATGTCCACCGCGACGATCCTGGAGCGCCTGTAG